In Humulus lupulus chromosome 6, drHumLupu1.1, whole genome shotgun sequence, a single genomic region encodes these proteins:
- the LOC133782059 gene encoding uncharacterized protein LOC133782059, whose product MQLRNKYNQLKQKHKDFKSLLKETGIGYNAVTGEVSATHEVWDKLIRVYKSAKRFRKKGCKFYDKLCTIFGGTTATGSNAHPSTRSPSNDDDATSISPSTMNEESGFDEDGNKRRGKSIATSNSRLVKRAKFSSALADALTTYNETAKRKTELIEISMATSASHYLLDESVEALNQIDGISGEVYAKAIEKFENEVSRALFLKMPEHRRIDWLLNLK is encoded by the exons ATGCAACTAAGGAACAAATACAATCAACTAAAGCAAAAGCATAAGGATTTTAAGTCTTTACTGAAAGAGACTGGTATAGGATACAATGCAGTGACTGGAGAAGTTAGTGCGACACATGAAGTTTGGGATAAACTTATTcgg GTTTACAAGTCTGCTAAAAGATTTAGAAAGAAAGGTTGTAAGTTTTATGATAAATTATGCACTATCTTTGGTGGTACTACTGCAACTGGTTCCAATGCTCATCCTTCAACTCGAAGTCCTTCTAATGATGATGATGCAACGTCGATAAGTCCTTCTACTATGAATGAAGAAAGTGGTTTTGATGAGGATGGTAACAAAAGAAGAGGTAAATCAATAGCCACTTCAAACTCTCGATTAGTAAAAAGAGCAAAGTTCTCATCAGCTTTGGCAGATGCACTGACAACATATAATGAAACTGCAAAGCGAAAGACAGAATTGATAGAGATATCAATGGCAACATCTGCATCACATTACTTATTGGATGAGAGTGTTGAAGCTCTTAATCAAATTGATGGAATTAGTGGAGAAGTATACGCAAAAGCTATTGAGAAGTTTGAGAACGAGGTGTCCAGAGCATTGTTTCTAAAGATGCCAGAGCATAGAAGAATAGATTGGTTGCTGAATTTGAAGTGA